From Sporosarcina sp. 6E9, a single genomic window includes:
- a CDS encoding aldo/keto reductase family oxidoreductase, producing the protein MKNMKLGTSELTVSAISLGCMRMGKLSKSEAANVIHNALDVGVDFFDHADIYAGGESEKIFADAIDMNPTIREKMFIQTKAGIRKGYFDFSKEHILSSVDESLKRLKTDYIDVFLLHRPDALVEPEEVAEAFSELEKSGKVRHFGVSNHNPMQIELLKKYVQQDLIVNQLQFSIMHTSMIDAGIQMNTKFENSMDRDGSILDYSRLNNMTIQAWSPFQHGFFKGVFIDHEQFPALNAKLQEISDKYEVTKSAIAIAWILRHPAKIQPVVGTMNPERLASIAKATDIILTREEWYEIYLAAGNELP; encoded by the coding sequence TTGAAGAATATGAAATTAGGCACTTCCGAGTTGACTGTCTCGGCTATCTCACTTGGCTGTATGCGCATGGGAAAACTATCGAAGAGTGAAGCTGCAAACGTGATACATAATGCATTAGATGTCGGCGTAGACTTCTTTGATCATGCCGATATTTACGCTGGCGGAGAATCGGAAAAGATTTTTGCAGATGCCATTGACATGAATCCGACAATTCGTGAAAAAATGTTCATACAAACAAAAGCGGGTATCCGAAAAGGTTATTTCGATTTTTCAAAGGAACATATTTTGTCGTCTGTTGACGAGAGCCTTAAACGACTAAAAACGGATTATATCGATGTTTTTCTCCTTCACCGTCCTGATGCCCTTGTCGAACCAGAAGAAGTCGCAGAAGCCTTTTCAGAATTAGAGAAAAGTGGAAAAGTACGCCATTTTGGAGTAAGCAATCATAACCCGATGCAAATCGAACTATTGAAAAAATACGTTCAACAGGACTTAATCGTTAATCAACTGCAGTTCAGTATCATGCACACAAGTATGATTGACGCTGGCATTCAGATGAACACAAAATTTGAAAATTCGATGGATCGTGACGGCAGTATTCTAGACTATAGCCGCTTGAACAATATGACTATTCAAGCATGGTCCCCTTTTCAACACGGTTTCTTTAAAGGAGTATTCATTGATCATGAACAATTCCCAGCGTTAAATGCAAAACTTCAAGAAATTAGCGATAAATATGAAGTCACCAAGTCGGCAATCGCCATTGCATGGATTTTACGTCATCCAGCCAAAATTCAACCGGTTGTGGGGACGATGAACCCTGAAAGGCTAGCAAGTATTGCGAAAGCAACAGACATCATTTTAACCCGCGAAGAATGGTATGAAATTTATCTAGCTGCTGGAAATGAACTGCCATAA